In Sphingobacterium thalpophilum, a genomic segment contains:
- a CDS encoding efflux RND transporter permease subunit, translating to MFETFIKRPILSLVISVFITLLGLLALFTLPITQFPDIVPPSVVVNANYTGANAEVSTNAVAIPLEKAINGVAGMTYMNSVSTNNGSTVIQIFFEVGTDPDIAAVNVQNRVTTVLDELPEEVIKAGVTTEKEVNSMLMYLNVFTDDETADERFIYNFADINILKELKRIEGVGLAQIMGMRDYAMRVWVKPDRMAAYNISTEDVVAALRKQNIEAAPGQTGISSDKMRNMQQYVLRYPGKFTEIEEYANIPIRATSTGSIIRIKDVADVEFGSLDYEMVSKTDGRPSASIMLKQLPGSNAQEVIQRVKDRMAELKQTQFPTGMTYTMGYDVSRFLDASISSVIKTLLEAFLLVFIVVFIFLQDFRATIIPILAVPVCLIGALFFMQMLGFSINLLTLFALVLAIGIVVDNGIVVVEAVYAKMEEEHLQPMEATLEAMKEVGGAVVAITLVMSAVFVPVAFLSGPVGIFYRQFSLTLAAAIVISGINALTLTPALCALFLKSPHDRKPSNNWLDRFFKKFNAIYDKTAFGYKGILVKTSARRGLTLLLLGGFFLATWGSSAILPSGFIPTEDQGMIYVAVTTPPGATVDRTERVLDKIDSVSRKLDVVETVSTLSGYSIITEVSGASYGMGMINLKPWKERDQNVADVIKELRDKTKDFADAEIEFFPPPTVPGFGNSSGFELRLLDRSGNEDLNKTAEVLQKFMDDMEKSDVLQDINSSFDVNFPQYMLKVDYDMAAKKGISVENAMNTLQTLMGSLYATNFIRYGQMYKVMVQAGPEYRQRPEDVLRLYVKNETGEMVPYNAFISMERIYGPEQITRYNMFSSAMITGQSSAGFSSGQAIEEVEKIASSLPQGYSIEWSGMTREQKISGNQALYIFALCLLFVYLLLCAQYESFLLPLPVLLCLPAGIFGAFIFLKVFGLENNIYAQVALVMLIGLLGKNAILIVEYANLKYKQGMDIVTASIEGAVARLRPILMTSFAFIAGLIPLMMASGAGALGNRSIGTAAVGGMLIGTILGVIVIPGLVILFSKKDNKKQVVKKASLVIAALILFGSCSVPKKTLQPEKLNVPTSFSKHLSPDSLNVGSRSWKEIFKDPKLVSLIDSALQNNLDIRQSILRLESAQAYFKQRKAALGPTVEAAVEGGIRKYGHYTESGIGNYDSNFSENLKSDEKLPEPFIPDYFIGLRSSWEIDLWGKLKSQKQAAYFSFLAEQEGKRLLETELVSNIATAYYELIALDQKIKVYNRNIELHKNALEVVEVKKDAGYATELSVQQFKALLANSKAAKEQLIQEIALWEHHINGLLGRFYQPIVRSTYAENADLYHAMHFGTPDDLVNQRPDIKAAYLKVIASSNNQEASRLAFLPSVAISPFIGLQSFSFNKLFNLDKSIAYNLFGGITLPIFNQRQLKTQYEIAKADYGIAFLDYEKMVLNAYNEVSNVIMTQEAIGRRRGFVDEHVQALKLSIEAAQELFIAGRVTSLDVVTAQKESLEAQIGKVELEKENTLNQILLYKALGGGWQ from the coding sequence ATGTTTGAAACATTTATAAAACGACCCATATTGTCGTTGGTTATTTCGGTGTTTATTACACTTTTAGGACTTTTGGCTTTGTTTACATTGCCTATAACACAATTCCCGGATATCGTACCACCTTCGGTAGTCGTCAATGCCAACTATACGGGTGCCAATGCTGAAGTAAGTACAAATGCGGTAGCTATTCCCTTAGAGAAAGCAATCAACGGTGTAGCTGGGATGACCTACATGAATTCAGTATCTACCAATAACGGCAGCACGGTTATTCAAATCTTTTTTGAAGTTGGTACAGATCCAGATATTGCAGCTGTAAACGTACAGAATAGGGTAACTACTGTATTGGATGAACTCCCTGAAGAGGTCATCAAAGCAGGGGTAACCACCGAAAAAGAGGTCAACTCCATGCTGATGTATCTGAATGTTTTTACCGATGATGAAACCGCGGATGAAAGATTCATTTACAATTTCGCAGATATCAACATTCTAAAGGAACTGAAACGGATCGAAGGTGTCGGTCTCGCTCAGATTATGGGAATGCGTGATTATGCAATGCGTGTATGGGTTAAACCTGACCGTATGGCAGCTTATAATATCTCTACGGAGGATGTGGTGGCCGCATTACGAAAACAGAATATCGAGGCTGCCCCAGGACAAACCGGTATCAGTTCCGATAAAATGCGTAACATGCAGCAATATGTATTGCGTTATCCCGGTAAATTCACTGAAATTGAGGAATATGCCAATATACCTATTCGAGCGACTTCAACTGGTTCTATTATCCGTATAAAAGACGTAGCAGATGTTGAATTTGGTTCATTGGATTATGAAATGGTATCCAAAACTGATGGACGTCCATCCGCATCCATCATGCTAAAGCAATTGCCGGGATCAAATGCACAAGAGGTTATTCAGCGTGTAAAAGACCGCATGGCAGAATTGAAACAAACACAATTCCCGACCGGCATGACCTATACCATGGGTTATGATGTGTCGCGGTTTTTGGATGCTTCAATTTCTTCTGTCATCAAAACCTTATTGGAGGCATTTCTTTTGGTTTTTATCGTTGTATTTATCTTTTTACAGGATTTTAGGGCGACTATTATACCAATTTTGGCTGTACCAGTATGTTTGATTGGGGCATTATTTTTTATGCAGATGTTAGGTTTCTCAATCAACCTGCTGACCTTGTTTGCCTTGGTACTGGCCATAGGTATTGTGGTAGACAATGGAATTGTCGTCGTCGAGGCTGTATATGCAAAGATGGAAGAAGAACATCTTCAACCTATGGAAGCGACATTGGAGGCAATGAAAGAAGTCGGTGGCGCTGTTGTGGCCATTACGTTGGTGATGTCTGCTGTGTTTGTTCCTGTTGCCTTTCTTTCAGGGCCGGTAGGGATATTTTATCGTCAATTTTCGTTGACGCTCGCGGCTGCCATTGTTATTTCAGGTATCAACGCGTTGACATTGACGCCCGCTTTATGTGCGCTTTTCCTAAAATCGCCCCATGACCGTAAACCTTCGAATAACTGGTTGGACCGTTTCTTTAAAAAATTCAATGCCATTTATGACAAGACTGCCTTCGGCTATAAGGGAATTTTGGTAAAAACCAGTGCGCGACGTGGACTGACTCTCCTTCTACTTGGAGGATTCTTTCTAGCGACCTGGGGAAGTAGTGCCATCTTACCCTCAGGTTTTATTCCAACCGAGGATCAAGGAATGATCTATGTCGCTGTAACAACCCCACCGGGAGCAACCGTAGACCGTACAGAACGCGTTTTGGATAAAATTGACTCCGTATCACGGAAACTCGATGTTGTTGAAACAGTATCTACGTTGTCCGGTTATAGTATCATTACAGAAGTATCCGGTGCTTCTTATGGGATGGGAATGATTAACCTTAAGCCTTGGAAAGAACGTGATCAGAACGTAGCAGATGTCATTAAAGAATTACGTGATAAGACTAAGGATTTTGCGGATGCAGAGATTGAATTCTTTCCGCCGCCAACAGTCCCCGGTTTTGGTAACTCTTCGGGTTTTGAATTACGTTTATTGGACCGTAGCGGTAATGAGGATCTCAACAAGACGGCCGAGGTATTACAGAAGTTTATGGACGATATGGAAAAAAGTGATGTTCTTCAGGACATCAACTCCAGTTTTGATGTGAACTTTCCACAGTATATGCTGAAGGTGGACTACGATATGGCTGCAAAAAAAGGAATATCGGTGGAGAATGCCATGAATACGCTGCAGACCTTAATGGGAAGTCTTTACGCGACAAATTTCATCCGTTACGGACAGATGTATAAGGTCATGGTACAGGCTGGTCCCGAATATCGCCAAAGACCAGAAGATGTATTACGCTTATATGTGAAGAATGAGACGGGTGAGATGGTACCATACAATGCCTTTATTTCGATGGAAAGAATTTATGGTCCTGAACAAATTACCCGTTACAATATGTTTAGTTCAGCCATGATTACTGGACAGTCTTCAGCTGGTTTCAGCTCCGGGCAAGCTATCGAAGAAGTCGAGAAAATTGCATCATCTTTGCCGCAAGGGTATAGTATCGAATGGTCGGGGATGACTCGTGAACAGAAAATCTCCGGAAATCAGGCCTTGTATATTTTTGCACTCTGTCTTCTGTTTGTTTATCTGTTGTTATGTGCACAGTATGAAAGCTTTCTGTTGCCTTTACCTGTTTTGCTCTGTCTTCCGGCAGGGATCTTTGGTGCATTTATCTTCTTGAAAGTCTTTGGATTGGAAAACAATATCTATGCGCAGGTCGCATTGGTCATGCTAATTGGTTTGCTCGGTAAGAATGCGATCCTGATTGTGGAATATGCCAATTTGAAATATAAGCAGGGAATGGATATCGTGACCGCTTCAATCGAAGGAGCTGTTGCCCGTTTGCGTCCGATATTAATGACTTCCTTTGCATTTATTGCAGGTCTAATTCCCTTGATGATGGCCAGTGGAGCAGGAGCATTGGGTAACCGAAGTATCGGTACCGCTGCGGTGGGAGGAATGCTTATCGGAACCATACTCGGGGTAATTGTCATCCCGGGATTAGTGATCTTATTTTCAAAAAAAGACAACAAGAAACAGGTCGTTAAAAAAGCTTCTTTAGTCATAGCTGCACTTATTTTATTTGGTAGTTGCTCGGTTCCCAAAAAAACGCTTCAACCGGAGAAATTAAATGTACCGACTTCTTTTTCCAAACATCTTTCGCCAGATAGTTTAAATGTAGGAAGCCGGTCTTGGAAGGAAATTTTTAAAGATCCGAAGTTGGTTTCTCTAATTGATTCTGCGCTGCAGAACAATTTAGATATACGTCAATCCATTTTGCGGTTGGAATCTGCACAAGCGTATTTTAAACAACGGAAGGCGGCCTTGGGGCCAACTGTAGAGGCTGCAGTAGAAGGAGGAATTCGGAAATATGGGCATTATACAGAATCAGGAATAGGTAATTATGATTCAAATTTTTCGGAGAACTTGAAAAGTGATGAAAAATTGCCCGAACCATTTATCCCAGATTATTTTATAGGACTTCGTTCGTCCTGGGAGATTGATCTTTGGGGAAAGTTGAAGAGTCAAAAGCAGGCCGCTTATTTTAGCTTTTTAGCTGAGCAGGAAGGCAAGCGTCTATTAGAAACGGAATTGGTATCCAATATTGCGACAGCTTATTATGAACTAATTGCTTTGGATCAAAAGATAAAAGTATATAATCGGAATATTGAATTGCATAAGAATGCACTGGAAGTTGTTGAAGTAAAAAAAGATGCTGGTTATGCGACTGAGCTTTCTGTACAACAGTTTAAAGCGCTTTTGGCCAATTCTAAAGCTGCTAAAGAACAATTGATCCAAGAGATAGCACTTTGGGAACACCATATAAACGGTTTATTAGGACGTTTTTATCAACCTATTGTACGAAGTACATATGCTGAAAATGCGGATTTATATCATGCAATGCATTTTGGTACACCGGATGATCTCGTGAACCAACGTCCCGATATCAAGGCTGCTTATTTGAAAGTGATTGCCTCTTCGAATAATCAGGAAGCATCACGTTTGGCTTTTCTGCCTTCTGTAGCAATAAGTCCATTTATCGGATTGCAGAGCTTTAGCTTTAACAAGTTATTTAATTTGGATAAATCTATTGCTTATAACTTATTTGGCGGTATTACGCTTCCGATATTTAACCAAAGGCAACTGAAAACGCAGTACGAGATTGCAAAAGCGGACTATGGGATTGCTTTTTTGGATTATGAAAAAATGGTTCTGAATGCTTATAATGAGGTTTCTAATGTGATTATGACGCAAGAGGCAATAGGCAGACGACGTGGTTTTGTCGATGAGCATGTTCAAGCATTAAAGCTCTCTATCGAGGCCGCACAGGAACTATTTATTGCTGGACGGGTGACCTCTTTGGACGTCGTTACAGCCCAGAAGGAGTCGCTGGAAGCCCAAATCGGAAAAGTAGAATTGGAGAAAGAAAACACGTTAAACCAGATTCTACTATACAAAGCCTTGGGAGGAGGTTGGCAATAG
- a CDS encoding efflux RND transporter periplasmic adaptor subunit encodes MKKLLLLCLFVGMVGMLASCHSSNANADPKEELKNIPVVPLMVMDTTVYQEYIADVQALKNVEIRSKLNGFLDKIYVDEGAWVKKGQMLFKYNNEEYRSELAKAKAQYDNAIAEAQKIKLEMERTQKLVDKNIVSSSEYNLLKIQLKAANSKIEEARALVNQAQTRLDYTVIQAPFDGRIDRILLREGSLLTEGSLITTISDLSKVNVYFDISEREYLTLMRDKLDGKETQKSVKLILANGELYPHEGIAHLVESEFEANTGSIALRVQFPNAEHILKHGATGKIAVPMQTGEHTFVHQKSVFEIQDKTYVYTVQADSTVKMTPFTAGPRVGHYYIVDGGLDPNAKIVYEGVQGLRSGMKINPKMRKL; translated from the coding sequence ATGAAGAAATTACTTTTACTGTGCCTTTTTGTGGGTATGGTTGGGATGCTGGCTTCATGCCATTCATCCAACGCTAACGCTGATCCGAAAGAAGAACTCAAAAATATTCCTGTAGTACCTTTAATGGTAATGGATACGACTGTTTATCAAGAATATATTGCGGATGTTCAAGCCTTAAAAAACGTCGAAATTCGTTCCAAATTGAATGGATTTTTGGATAAAATTTATGTAGACGAGGGCGCTTGGGTAAAGAAAGGCCAAATGCTGTTTAAGTATAATAATGAGGAATATCGTTCGGAATTAGCCAAGGCCAAAGCACAGTATGATAATGCCATTGCCGAAGCGCAAAAGATCAAGCTGGAAATGGAACGAACTCAAAAACTGGTTGACAAGAATATTGTAAGCTCTTCCGAATATAATTTATTGAAAATTCAATTAAAAGCGGCCAATTCTAAGATAGAAGAAGCCCGAGCTTTGGTTAATCAGGCACAGACAAGATTGGACTATACTGTTATACAGGCTCCTTTTGACGGCCGTATAGACCGTATCTTATTGAGAGAGGGCTCTTTATTGACAGAGGGTAGCTTAATTACGACGATCTCCGATTTAAGCAAAGTGAATGTTTATTTTGATATTTCTGAAAGGGAGTATCTGACACTTATGCGTGATAAGCTGGACGGTAAGGAAACGCAAAAATCGGTCAAGTTAATTTTGGCCAATGGTGAGCTGTATCCACACGAGGGAATTGCCCATTTGGTAGAAAGTGAATTTGAAGCTAATACTGGATCCATTGCCCTTCGGGTTCAATTTCCCAATGCCGAGCATATCTTAAAGCATGGCGCAACAGGTAAGATTGCGGTGCCAATGCAGACAGGGGAACATACCTTTGTACACCAAAAATCAGTATTTGAAATTCAGGACAAGACATACGTTTATACAGTACAGGCAGATAGTACCGTAAAAATGACACCTTTTACAGCGGGCCCGCGTGTGGGGCATTATTACATTGTGGATGGAGGTTTAGATCCCAACGCCAAGATTGTCTATGAGGGAGTACAGGGACTGCGGAGTGGAATGAAGATTAATCCAAAAATGAGGAAACTGTAG
- a CDS encoding endonuclease/exonuclease/phosphatase family protein, with protein MKQLRIISLSLIFVINLFVLNAFSQNSIGLTVGSYNIRYDNDGDRKNGNGWDQRFPVITSLIDFVDYDVFGAQEVLVNQLVDLKKRLTDYDYVGVGRDDGKVAGEFAPIFFKKKKFKKLKSGVFWLSETPDRPSKGWDAALPRICTWVQLQEINSGKKFWYFNLHMDHVGVKARENSSRLVVKKMKEFVKGELAILTGDFNVDQNNEIYNILQESDFIEDSFELAPTKFTWNGTFNAFDNNLWTDSRIDHVFVTPRIKVKHYAVLTESYRSAKENSEEVKKGDFPKELSFKQYETRLPSDHFPLVVKIKL; from the coding sequence ATGAAGCAATTACGTATTATATCGCTAAGTCTTATTTTTGTAATCAATTTATTTGTTTTAAATGCCTTTTCACAAAATTCAATAGGTCTTACAGTAGGAAGCTACAACATCCGTTATGACAATGACGGAGATCGTAAAAATGGTAACGGTTGGGATCAGCGATTTCCAGTAATCACTTCTTTAATTGATTTTGTGGATTACGATGTTTTTGGAGCACAGGAGGTATTGGTAAATCAATTGGTAGATTTGAAAAAACGTCTTACTGATTATGATTATGTTGGTGTTGGTCGGGATGACGGTAAAGTTGCGGGAGAGTTTGCGCCTATATTTTTCAAAAAGAAGAAATTTAAGAAATTAAAAAGTGGCGTCTTCTGGCTTTCTGAGACGCCAGATCGCCCTTCAAAAGGTTGGGATGCTGCCTTACCTCGTATTTGTACTTGGGTGCAGTTGCAGGAAATTAATTCTGGGAAGAAATTTTGGTACTTTAATTTGCATATGGATCATGTTGGTGTCAAAGCCCGGGAAAATAGTAGTCGGTTGGTTGTCAAAAAAATGAAAGAGTTTGTAAAAGGGGAACTAGCTATATTGACCGGTGATTTCAATGTCGATCAAAATAATGAAATTTATAACATCCTACAAGAATCCGATTTTATAGAAGATAGTTTTGAGCTTGCTCCGACTAAATTTACATGGAACGGTACATTTAATGCTTTCGATAATAATCTTTGGACAGACAGCCGTATAGATCATGTATTCGTAACTCCTCGGATCAAAGTAAAGCATTATGCTGTTTTAACAGAATCTTATCGTAGTGCAAAAGAAAATAGTGAAGAGGTTAAAAAGGGTGATTTTCCTAAAGAACTTTCTTTTAAACAGTACGAGACAAGATTACCATCGGATCATTTTCCATTAGTGGTGAAAATCAAACTGTAA
- a CDS encoding GH92 family glycosyl hydrolase — protein sequence MFNIKKLTGSILFLFAAHAGMAQQTSPVDFVNPLIGTESKYELSNGNTYPAIARPWGMNFWTPQTGNMGDGWVYTYTADKIKGFKQTHQPSPWNNDYGQFSIMPITGTPQFDQEKRASWFSHKAEIAKPYYYSVYLADHDVTTELSPSQRAAIFQFTFPKTDSAYVIIDAFDKGSYIKVIPQENKIIGYSTKNSGGVPENFKNYFVITFDRPFSYKAAVKSGAISKDELEIQDNHAGAVVGFSSLKRGEKVTARIASSFISFEQAELNLKEVKSKTFQQVVDEGKAQWNEILGRVQVEDHNIDRLRTFYSSLYRSTLFPRDFSEIDGTGKRMHYSPYNGQVLPGEMFTDTGFWDTFRSLFPLLNLLYPSMNDRMQEGLVNAYKESGYLPEWASPGHRASMIGNNSASIVADALMTDRKGYDKDLLWEALKHGANSAYPKHSSTGRFGYEYYNKLGYIPADVKVDQNVARSLEYAYNDWCIYEFGKALSKPEAETAIYATRAMNYKNLFDPSTKLMRGKKADGSFVSDFDPSAWSREYTEGNAWHWSFCVFHDPQGLINLMGGNKSFVSMLDTVFIIPSYEGMKSRGMIHEMREMQVMNMGQYAHGNQPIQHMPYLYNYAAEPWKAQYWVRKIMDKLYLPTPDGYCGDEDNGQTSAWYVFSSLGFYPVSPASGEYVIGSPQFDKVTLNLENGKKVNIQAKQQGANQVYVDQLTWNGKPYNHNYIRYKDLLQGAKLDFKMSEAPNKNRGTKKEDAPYSFSNEKIK from the coding sequence ATGTTTAATATTAAAAAACTAACAGGTAGTATTCTTTTTCTGTTCGCGGCGCATGCTGGAATGGCGCAACAAACCTCGCCTGTTGATTTCGTTAACCCTTTGATCGGTACTGAATCGAAGTATGAATTGTCTAATGGCAATACTTATCCTGCGATCGCTCGGCCTTGGGGTATGAATTTTTGGACCCCACAGACTGGAAATATGGGCGATGGCTGGGTATATACTTACACGGCAGATAAAATTAAAGGATTTAAGCAAACCCACCAGCCAAGCCCCTGGAACAATGATTATGGTCAGTTTTCAATCATGCCAATAACAGGCACACCGCAATTTGATCAGGAAAAGCGGGCGAGCTGGTTTTCGCATAAAGCGGAAATTGCAAAACCTTATTATTATAGCGTCTACCTTGCGGATCACGATGTGACAACAGAATTGTCTCCATCACAACGGGCAGCAATCTTTCAGTTCACATTCCCCAAAACAGACAGTGCTTATGTTATTATTGATGCATTTGATAAAGGGTCTTATATTAAAGTAATTCCGCAGGAAAATAAGATTATCGGGTATTCAACAAAAAATAGCGGTGGTGTTCCAGAGAATTTCAAGAATTACTTCGTCATTACTTTCGATAGACCATTTTCTTACAAAGCTGCTGTTAAAAGTGGAGCGATAAGTAAAGACGAATTGGAAATTCAGGACAATCACGCCGGAGCAGTCGTTGGTTTCTCTTCCTTGAAAAGAGGGGAAAAGGTCACCGCCCGTATTGCTTCTTCCTTTATAAGTTTTGAGCAGGCAGAACTTAATTTAAAAGAAGTGAAGTCCAAAACATTTCAACAGGTTGTTGACGAAGGTAAGGCACAGTGGAACGAAATCCTCGGACGTGTCCAGGTTGAAGACCACAATATTGACCGACTACGTACATTTTATTCCAGCCTCTATCGTTCAACACTTTTTCCAAGGGATTTTTCTGAAATTGATGGAACAGGCAAGCGTATGCATTATAGTCCCTACAATGGGCAGGTCCTACCTGGTGAAATGTTTACAGATACAGGTTTTTGGGACACCTTTAGAAGTTTGTTTCCGCTGTTGAATTTATTATATCCATCCATGAACGATCGCATGCAAGAAGGTTTGGTGAATGCGTATAAAGAGAGTGGTTACCTGCCGGAGTGGGCTTCGCCAGGACATCGTGCATCGATGATTGGAAACAATTCCGCCTCTATTGTCGCAGATGCCTTGATGACTGATCGGAAAGGCTATGATAAAGACCTGTTATGGGAAGCGCTCAAGCATGGGGCCAATAGTGCCTATCCGAAACACTCTTCGACGGGACGCTTCGGTTATGAATATTATAATAAATTGGGCTATATACCTGCTGATGTAAAAGTAGACCAAAATGTAGCACGTTCACTGGAATATGCATACAATGACTGGTGTATTTATGAATTTGGCAAAGCACTGAGCAAACCGGAAGCTGAAACAGCTATTTATGCAACACGCGCGATGAACTATAAAAATCTGTTTGACCCAAGTACAAAACTTATGCGTGGAAAAAAAGCAGACGGATCGTTCGTCTCAGATTTTGATCCAAGTGCCTGGTCAAGAGAATATACGGAAGGAAATGCTTGGCATTGGAGTTTTTGTGTGTTCCATGACCCTCAGGGTTTAATTAATTTGATGGGTGGTAATAAATCTTTTGTTTCCATGTTGGATACAGTGTTTATTATTCCGAGTTATGAGGGTATGAAAAGTCGCGGAATGATCCATGAAATGCGTGAAATGCAAGTGATGAATATGGGGCAGTATGCGCATGGAAATCAGCCTATCCAACATATGCCCTATCTGTATAATTATGCTGCAGAGCCTTGGAAAGCACAATATTGGGTACGCAAAATAATGGATAAACTTTATTTGCCTACACCAGATGGCTATTGTGGTGATGAAGATAACGGGCAGACTTCAGCCTGGTATGTCTTCTCTTCGCTGGGATTTTATCCAGTTTCTCCTGCCTCGGGCGAATATGTGATTGGTTCACCACAATTCGATAAGGTGACTCTAAATCTCGAAAATGGGAAAAAAGTGAATATCCAAGCTAAACAACAGGGAGCAAATCAGGTCTACGTAGATCAACTAACTTGGAATGGAAAGCCTTATAATCATAATTATATCCGTTATAAAGATTTATTGCAGGGTGCCAAACTTGATTTCAAAATGAGCGAAGCACCGAATAAAAATAGAGGTACAAAAAAAGAAGATGCTCCATATTCCTTTAGTAACGAAAAAATAAAATAA
- a CDS encoding RagB/SusD family nutrient uptake outer membrane protein, with protein MKKILFFMAGVVAFMIASCNKYLDKLPDDQIREDEVFTRYEKVNQLVTDVYAKAKGVNQPISWFYHFSSAAITDEAEGSTVEGNITNRYNTGDWNINGLPGDNGQFWSSMFDGIRRTNVILEGIKKYSTPDDILEPGSLPMRVGEVYFLRAYFHLMAVRIYGEIPYIDHVITATENMNFERESVHKVIDKIVADATTAYNAVPEKWEGQNFGRIDKGACLGLIAEARWMAATPLWNGAAAKGYNGTRKFESEYATYDPQRWVKAKEAAKAVLESKVAGGKRYSLYQKYSNTDFGDSGGQNTSNSTVYTRLWQMFYDMEAFKNEYVLFFTRYKGEGWFGDVYPPSRGGGARQMPVQEQVDEYEYLSPDGFGYPIYSAKAKQDGYDDGNPYVSVKRDPRFYRDIIFHGAAFRGGNNNPSQTNIASGADQIGANNATRTGYYLRKFLQEAWNKNGSVIISAPPVWRLPDFIYIYAEAVNEVDGPTQEIYDLINQVRARSFMAPMPLTTLADKNLMREYIYRERRVEFFYENKRAFDSRLYLEPSSSVEKTKYQNFTASGSTNNERSINYWKNSNTAYPKLQNMINGMRAVEDVNGKIQIGDKRYKMERFFVESRVFTAPTHYLFPILNSEIQKSPSLGQNPGW; from the coding sequence ATGAAAAAAATACTTTTTTTTATGGCAGGTGTGGTTGCTTTTATGATCGCAAGTTGCAACAAATATTTGGACAAATTACCCGACGATCAGATCCGGGAAGATGAGGTTTTTACTCGTTATGAAAAAGTAAATCAGCTCGTTACGGATGTGTATGCTAAAGCGAAGGGTGTCAATCAGCCTATCTCGTGGTTCTATCATTTTTCGAGTGCTGCAATAACCGATGAGGCCGAAGGTTCTACAGTAGAGGGAAATATTACGAATAGATATAATACCGGCGATTGGAATATCAATGGACTACCAGGAGACAACGGGCAATTTTGGAGTAGTATGTTTGACGGGATCCGTAGAACCAATGTTATTTTGGAAGGAATTAAAAAATATAGTACACCAGATGATATCCTGGAGCCAGGCTCACTTCCTATGCGCGTTGGAGAGGTCTACTTTCTTAGAGCTTACTTTCATTTAATGGCTGTTCGTATATATGGTGAGATTCCTTATATAGACCATGTAATTACGGCGACGGAAAATATGAACTTCGAACGTGAGTCAGTTCATAAAGTTATTGACAAAATTGTTGCTGATGCAACAACAGCATATAATGCTGTCCCGGAAAAATGGGAGGGGCAGAATTTTGGACGTATCGATAAAGGGGCATGCCTTGGGCTGATTGCAGAAGCACGGTGGATGGCCGCTACACCACTTTGGAATGGAGCTGCCGCAAAAGGTTATAATGGGACACGTAAGTTTGAGTCCGAATACGCTACATATGATCCTCAGCGTTGGGTGAAAGCTAAAGAGGCTGCTAAGGCAGTTCTTGAAAGTAAGGTTGCAGGTGGAAAACGTTATAGCCTGTATCAGAAATATTCAAATACCGATTTTGGAGATAGCGGGGGGCAAAACACGAGCAACTCAACAGTTTATACACGTCTCTGGCAGATGTTTTATGATATGGAGGCGTTCAAAAATGAGTATGTTTTGTTTTTTACGCGCTATAAGGGAGAGGGGTGGTTTGGTGATGTATATCCGCCAAGTAGAGGCGGTGGAGCTCGTCAGATGCCTGTTCAGGAGCAAGTCGATGAGTATGAATACCTTTCACCAGATGGTTTTGGTTATCCGATTTATAGTGCCAAGGCTAAACAGGACGGGTATGATGACGGGAATCCTTACGTTTCAGTAAAAAGGGATCCACGTTTCTATCGCGACATTATATTTCATGGTGCAGCATTCCGCGGCGGAAACAATAATCCATCCCAGACAAATATTGCGAGCGGAGCAGATCAGATTGGCGCTAATAATGCAACACGCACGGGATATTATCTGAGGAAATTTTTGCAGGAAGCTTGGAATAAGAATGGCAGTGTTATCATCAGTGCCCCTCCAGTATGGCGCTTACCAGACTTTATTTACATTTATGCAGAGGCAGTTAATGAAGTTGATGGACCGACGCAAGAGATCTATGATTTAATTAATCAGGTAAGAGCGAGGTCTTTTATGGCGCCCATGCCTTTGACAACACTTGCTGATAAAAATTTGATGCGTGAGTACATTTATCGTGAACGAAGGGTCGAATTCTTTTATGAGAATAAGAGAGCTTTTGATAGTCGCCTGTATCTAGAACCTAGTAGTTCGGTGGAGAAAACTAAATATCAGAACTTTACTGCATCAGGTAGTACAAATAACGAGCGAAGTATAAATTACTGGAAGAATAGTAATACAGCTTATCCGAAACTTCAGAATATGATTAATGGCATGAGAGCCGTTGAAGACGTAAATGGTAAAATCCAAATTGGTGATAAACGTTATAAAATGGAACGTTTCTTTGTTGAAAGTAGAGTTTTTACTGCTCCAACTCATTACCTATTTCCTATTTTAAACTCAGAGATCCAAAAATCTCCCTCGTTAGGGCAGAATCCTGGGTGGTAG